The following proteins come from a genomic window of Penaeus monodon isolate SGIC_2016 chromosome 22, NSTDA_Pmon_1, whole genome shotgun sequence:
- the LOC119587252 gene encoding DEAD-box ATP-dependent RNA helicase 9-like — MNLLALIFTVVVGTVAKPQGYHLNPPSGPSLFTRRCSNGQVLHVDGRCVTPRVNRRVFLYDVPRTPTPVGPPNFIPAPTVETNLLFIRTPEGGQGPDPIVVPPPQQEHVVYILNKESEEGQKVIEVPAPPPSEPEVYFVNYAEGENPTLPNGVDLQTALDAASAGSGQVVGSSVDFGNGAAEINGGLGSSSGFGSSNGFGSSNGFGSSNGFGSSSGFGSSTGFGTIGSLGSGSDFVINNGFRSSSGFGNGNGFASSSGLGGSNGFGSINDFSSSSVEGNNGGFSSGGVSGISSLSGIGHASTLPSLYTTP, encoded by the exons ATGAATCTTCTG GCCCTGATCTTCACCGTGGTAGTTGGTACTGTTGCCAAGCCCCAAGGTTACCATTTGAATCCACCTTCCGGACCATCTTTATTCACACGGAGATGCAGCAACGGACAGGTGTTACATGTGGACGGTAGATGCGTTACTCCAAGAGTGAACCGTCGTGTATTCTTGTATGATGTGCCAAGAACTCCTACGCCAGTGGGTCCTCCAAATTTTATTCCTGCACCAACCGTGGAGACTAACCTGTTATTCATTCGAACTCCCGAAGGAGGACAAGGGCCCGATCCCATCGTTGTACCTCCTCCACAGCAGGAACACGTCGTATACATCCTCAATAAGGAATCTGAAGAAGGTCAGAAAGTGATCGAAGTTCCAGCACCACCACCTTCTGAACCTGAAGTATACTTCGTTAACTACGCTGAAGGAGAGAATCCAACTCTTCCAAACGGAGTGGATCTGCAGACTGCCTTGGACGCGGCTTCGGCTGGCAGTGGTCAGGTGGTTGGGAGTTCTGTAGACTTCGGAAACGGTGCGGCTGAGATAAATGGTGGCTTAGGTAGCAGCAGTGGTTTCGGAAGTAGCAATGGCTTCGGAAGCAGCAATGGTTTCGGAAGCAGCAATGGTTTCGGGAGTAGCAGTGGTTTCGGAAGCAGTACTGGTTTTGGCACCATTGGTAGTCTTGGAAGCGGCAGTGATTTCGTAATCAACAATGGTTTCAGAAGCAGCAGTGGTTTCGGAAATGGCAATGGCTTTGCAAGCAGCAGTGGTCTCGGAGGCAGTAATGGTTTCGGTAGTATCAATGATTTCTCATCAAGCAGTGTAGAAGGAAATAATGGCGGATTCAGCAGCGGCGGTGTCAGTGGAATCAGCAGCCTTTCAGGGATTGGCCACGCATCAACGCTCCCCAGTCTGTACACAACACCTTAA